A stretch of the Notamacropus eugenii isolate mMacEug1 chromosome 2, mMacEug1.pri_v2, whole genome shotgun sequence genome encodes the following:
- the ROM1 gene encoding rod outer segment membrane protein 1: MAAILPLPLPLQARIRLAQGLWLFSWLLALAGGLTLISSGHLLVQLWHLSPFLDPTCSFPALPKTALAAGAAALGVGVLGAGVTRASLDAARYPPWQGVLGPILLAGTLGGGGLLALAVGLALALPRGLDAALENGLGAALAHYKDTEVPGHCNAKRLMDELQLAYRCCGRHNYKDWFTVQWISSRYLDPNNQDIMDQIQSNVEGLYLIDGVPFSCCNPHSPRPCLQNQLSNTQAHPLSDPRQPNLNLWEQGCHGVLLWHLSGLAGTLGTMLGITFLLQVLVLLGLRYLQTALEGLGGAIDGEGDTQGYLFSGGLKEMLKSAFQQGLCAQRPVPEEAPPETQAEEGPAEA, translated from the exons atggctGCCATTCTGCCCCTTCCACTGCCCCTCCAGGCCCGGATCCGCCTGGCCCAGGGGCTCTGGCTCTTCTCCTGGCTGCTGGCTCTGGCCGGTGGCCTCACCCTCATCTCTAGTGGTCACCTCCTGGTACAGCTGTGGCACCTAAGCCCTTTCTTGGACCCCACCTGCTCATTTCCagccctccccaagacagctttGGCTGCAGGGGCAGCTGCCCTGGGCGTTGGGGTCTTAGGGGCTGGAGTCACTCGAGCATCCTTGGATGCGGCCCGATATCCACCTTGGCAAGGGGTGCTGGGACCAATCCTGCTGGCTGGGACCCTTGGGGGTGGGGGCCTCCTGGCCCTGGCTGTAGGACTGGCCCTGGCCTTGCCCAGGGGCCTGGATGCTGCCCTAGAGAATGGTTTGGGGGCAGCCTTGGCTCACTACAAGGACACAGAGGTTCCAGGGCACTGTAATGCTAAGCGGCTGATGGATGAGCTCCAGCTGGCCTACCGCTGCTGTGGACGGCACAATTACAAAGACTGGTTCACTGTTCAGTGGATCAGTAGCCGGTATCTGGACCCCAATAACCAGGACATCATGGA CCAGATCCAGAGCAACGTGGAAGGCCTCTATCTAATCGATGGAGTCCCCTTCTCCTGCTGTAACCCCCACTCTCCACGGCCCTGCCTGCAGAACCAGCTCTCCAATACACAGGCCCATCCCCTGTCTGACCCTCGGCAGCCCAACCTCAACCTCTGGGAACAGGGCTGCCATGGTGTGCTGCTGTGGCACCTGTCGGGACTAGCTGGAACCCTAGGGACCATGCTTGGCATTACCTTCCTACTGCAG GTGTTGGTGCTGCTGGGACTACGGTACCTGCAGACGGCTTTGGAGGGCCTGGGGGGAGCCATAGATGGGGAAGGTGACACCCAGGGCTACCTGTTCTCTGGGGGGCTCAAAGAGATGCTGAAAAGTGCTTTCCAGCAGGGGCTGTGTGCTCAAAGACCTGTACCTGAGGAGGCTCCCCCAGAGACCCAGGCTGAGGAGGGCCCAGCAGAAGCCTAG